From one Helicoverpa zea isolate HzStark_Cry1AcR chromosome 10, ilHelZeax1.1, whole genome shotgun sequence genomic stretch:
- the LOC124633622 gene encoding acylphosphatase-1-like isoform X1: MLRVLILSAVTAAFRSNYVTVAAMSGAKSVDFEVFGRVQGVFFRKYTKEQAQKLGLRGWCKNTPHGTVLGHMQGPSDKMEAMMHWLKTTGSPSSKIEKCEFRNQMDIEKFTFTDFDIRRDEL; the protein is encoded by the exons atgctgCGTGTATTAATCTTATCAGCCGTGACTGCCGCTTTCAGAAGCAACTACGTTACGGTAGCTGCAATGAGTGGCGCTAAATCGGTCGACTTCGAAGTATTTGGCCGGGTGCAAGGAGTATTCTTCCGAAAG TATACGAAAGAGCAAGCTCAGAAGCTTGGTCTTCGAGGATGGTGCAAGAATACGCCCCATGGAACTGTGCTCGGCCACATGCAAGGACCTTCTGACAAAATGGAGGCCAT GATGCATTGGCTGAAAACCACAGGCAGCCCCAgtagtaaaatagaaaaatgcGAATTTAGGAATCAGATGGACATCGAAAAAtttacttttacggattttgaTATCCGTCGAGATGAACTGTAA
- the LOC124633621 gene encoding succinate dehydrogenase cytochrome b560 subunit, mitochondrial-like: MAFLSCGRLGSRSVLASLNKVPTVLASANYAQAAGVPKIVYKKYEAPKLEHHDDRNARLKRPMSPHLTIYAPQLTSILSITHRTTGIILSGYFSVLGIGALVLPHDISHYIAIVESMNLSPATLFLGKFLLAAPVGYHLANGVRHLFWDMAKGLTIKEVYASGYTMLGLSVVITLILAAL, translated from the exons atggcaTTCTTGAGCTGCGGCAG ATTGGGCAGCCGTTCGGTGCTTGCAAGTTTAAACAAGGTTCCTACAGTATTAGCATCTGCAAATTATGCTCAAGCTGCAGGCGTACCTAAAATCGTGTATAAGAAGTATGAAGCGCCTAAATTGGAACACCATGACGACAGGAATGCCCGTCTGAAACGGCCGATGTCGCCACATCTTACGATATACGCCCCCCAGTTGACCAGCATACTGTCTATTACCCATAGAACTACAG GAATTATCTTGTCTGGGTACTTCAGCGTGCTGGGAATTGGGGCTTTAGTGTTGCCACATGATATCTCCCACTACATCGCCATCGTTGAGAGCATGAATTTGTCACCAGCAACACTCTTTTTGGGAAAATTCCTGCTTGCTGCGCCTGTGGGCTACCATTTAGCAAATGGAGTCAGACATCTCTTCTGGGACATGGCTAAGGGACTCACAATCAAAGAAGTTTATGCATCAGGCTATACCATGTTAGGTCTTTCTGTAGTTATCACATTGATCTTAGCTGCTTTATAA
- the LOC124633622 gene encoding acylphosphatase-1-like isoform X2, translated as MSGAKSVDFEVFGRVQGVFFRKYTKEQAQKLGLRGWCKNTPHGTVLGHMQGPSDKMEAMMHWLKTTGSPSSKIEKCEFRNQMDIEKFTFTDFDIRRDEL; from the exons ATGAGTGGCGCTAAATCGGTCGACTTCGAAGTATTTGGCCGGGTGCAAGGAGTATTCTTCCGAAAG TATACGAAAGAGCAAGCTCAGAAGCTTGGTCTTCGAGGATGGTGCAAGAATACGCCCCATGGAACTGTGCTCGGCCACATGCAAGGACCTTCTGACAAAATGGAGGCCAT GATGCATTGGCTGAAAACCACAGGCAGCCCCAgtagtaaaatagaaaaatgcGAATTTAGGAATCAGATGGACATCGAAAAAtttacttttacggattttgaTATCCGTCGAGATGAACTGTAA